One window of the Spea bombifrons isolate aSpeBom1 chromosome 8, aSpeBom1.2.pri, whole genome shotgun sequence genome contains the following:
- the RAB4B gene encoding ras-related protein Rab-4B, translating to MSETYDFLFKFLVIGSAGTGKSCLLHQFIESKFKQDSNHTIGVEFGSRIVNVGGKSVKLQIWDTAGQERFRSVTRSYYRGAAGALLVYDIASRETYNALTNWLTDARTLASPNIIIILCGNKKDLDADREVTFLEASRFAQENDLMFLETSALTGENVEEAFLKCARTILNKIDSGELDPERMGSGIQYGDSSPRHTKHQHGAQAHGKQQCNC from the exons ATGTCTGAGACTTACG ACTTTCTGTTCAAGTTTCTGGTGATCGGCAGCGCGGGGACCGGGAAGTCCTGCCTCCTGCACCAGTTCATCGAAAGCAAGT TTAAACAGGACTCCAATCACACGATCGGGGTGGAGTTTGGGTCTCGGATCGTTAATGTTGGAGGCAAATCAGTAAAACTGCAGATCTGGGACACGGCTGGACAGGAGAGATTCAG gtCAGTTACCCGCAGTTACTACCGAGGGGCAGCCGGAGCACTGCTTGTGTACGACATAGCCAG CCGTGAAACCTACAACGCTCTCACCAATTGGCTGACCGACGCCAGGACCCTGGCCAGTCcgaacatcatcatcatcctgtGCGGGAATAAGAAGGATTTGGATGCGGACAGAGAGGTGACGTTCCTGGAGGCGTCTCGCTTCGCTCAGGAGAACG ACTTGATGTTTTTGGAGACCAGCGCTCTGACCGGAGAGAACGTGGAAGAAGCTTTCCTGAAATGCGCCCGGACGATCCTGAATAAAATCGATTCCG GAGAGCTAGACCCCGAGAGGATGGGATCCGGGATCCAGTATGGAGATTCCTCGCCGCGGCACACGAAGCACCAGCACGGGGCCCAAGCACACGGCAAGCAGCAATGCAACTGCTAG
- the MIA gene encoding melanoma-derived growth regulatory protein — MRWGVLCFALCLLGVAQSGRKMPKLSDRKLCADEECSHPISIAVALADYVPPDCRFIPVRRGQTIYVFSKLKGRGRLFWSGSVQDDYYGEQAARLGYFPSSIVQEEHYLMPGKVELKTDAWDFACQ, encoded by the exons ATGCGTTGGGGGGTCCTGTGTTTTGCCCTCTGCCTCCTCGGGGTGGCCCAGAGCGGCAGGAAGATGCCCAAACTGTCCGACAGGAAGCTCTGCGCGGACGAGGAGTGCAGCC ATCCCATTTCCATAGCCGTGGCGCTGGCCGACTACGTCCCGCCGGACTGCCGCTTCATCCCCGTCAGACGCGGCCAAACCATCTACGTCTTCTCCAAGCTGAAAGGCAGAGGGAGGCTCTTCTGGTCGGGAAGT GTTCAGGATGATTATTACGGCGAGCAGGCGGCGCGGCTCGGATATTTCCCCAGCTCCATCGTCCAGGAGGAACATTACCTGATGCCCGGGAAAGTGGAGCTCAAAACTGAC GCGTGGGACTTCGCCTGCCAGTGA
- the LOC128502957 gene encoding rho-related GTP-binding protein RhoU-like: protein MPPQEPAMDFMSHFAPPVPPHMPKVTPAPGSQERSLKCVLLGDGAVGKTSLLVSYTTNGYPTRYIPTAFDDFSALVEVGKIPVKLQLCDTAGQDEFDKLRHFCYPRTDVLILCFSVVSPASFQNISEKWMEEIRGHCPNVPLVLVGTQCDLREDVKVLIQLARYREKPVPPASARALAEKIGAVAYVECSALTQKNLKEVFDTAIVSGLRYSEVRGQRERKMASTANKMKTLSKAWWKKYVCI from the exons ATGCCCCCTCAAGAGCCCGCCATGGATTTTATGTCGCACTTCGCCCCTCCTGTTCCGCCCCACATGCCCAAAGTGACCCCCGCGCCGGGCAGCCAGGAGCGGAGCCTGAAGTGCGTGCTGCTCGGGGACGGCGCGGTCGGGAAGACGAGTCTGCTGGTCAGCTACACCACGAACGGCTACCCCACCCGGTACATCCCCACCGCCTTCGACGACTTCTCCG CTCTGGTGGAAGTCGGAAAGATTCCCGTGAAGCTGCAGCTGTGCGACACGGCCGGCCAG GACGAGTTCGACAAACTGCGCCACTTCTGTTACCCCAGAACGGACGTCCTGATCCTGTGCTTCAGCGTGGTCAGCCCGGCCTCCTTCCAGAACATCTCCGAGAAGTGGATGGAGGAGATCCGTGGCCACTGCCCCAACGTGCCGCTGGTCCTGGTCGGGACGCAGTGCGACCTCCGGGAGGACGTGAAGGTCCTCATCCAGCTGGCCCGGTACCGGGAGAAGCCGGTGCCCCCCGCGTCGGCGCGGGCCCTGGCCGAGAAGATCGGGGCCGTGGCCTACGTGGAGTGCTCCGCGCTGACCCAGAAGAACCTCAAAGAGGTCTTCGACACGGCCATCGTCTCCGGCCTGCGCTACTCGGAGGTCCGCGGGCAGCGCGAGAGGAAGATGGCGTCCACGGCCAACAAAATGAAGACCCTCTCGAAGGCCTGGTGGAAGAAGTACGTGTGCATATGA